Genomic window (Candidatus Bealeia paramacronuclearis):
TGCGTTTTGCATGGAGGTACTGAGTGACTGGGCCAATGTTTGATAGACCATCGACATCGCCATGGCGGGTGATTCCGCGAGCACCTTCACGTTGGTTTGCGTCACCGCATCCGTGATCTGTGAGTTAATTCCTATGGGATCTGCCATTTGTCTTGTCCTTCTCTTTGAGAATCAAGCCCCGTTGCAATGGTTGCTCTTCGGAGTCTTGCTCTCGTTGTTTCTCTTTCTCTCTCGTCCAAAAGATCCATTTGATTAAATCACACGCGCACGCGCGACCTGCTCAGTGGCTCCACCAACAGATGCGGTGTCAACTGCATAAATTAGGTTCACGCCTTGAGTCGTTGCCGCCTGATGAATCAGATTGGATTGTTGCTGCGCAAATGTTGCGTTTTGAATCGATTGTGACAATGAGTCTGTGACCGCTTGATAAAGACGACTCATCGCAACTGCCGCAGAAGAACCGAGTGTCATCACGCTTGTTTGGGTGATGTTATCAGTCATTTGGGCATTCACT
Coding sequences:
- a CDS encoding RebB family R body protein produces the protein MNLANINSNSTSANEGTVNAQMTDNITQTSVMTLGSSAAVAMSRLYQAVTDSLSQSIQNATFAQQQSNLIHQAATTQGVNLIYAVDTASVGGATEQVARARVI
- a CDS encoding RebB family R body protein; translation: MADPIGINSQITDAVTQTNVKVLAESPAMAMSMVYQTLAQSLSTSMQNATFAQQQMNQIGAAIATVGSTKIMDLINK